Genomic segment of Drosophila takahashii strain IR98-3 E-12201 chromosome X, DtakHiC1v2, whole genome shotgun sequence:
aattaattttaagacaAGGTAAACATTTGAAAACGGTAGTTAAATCAGCTGAATAAAAAGAGCTTTCCCCttaacagccaaaaaaaataggaaaaacaaaacaatttgagTTTTGTAAAAAACTTGCACAAAATCCAGACATatgcatattttatattaacattcaaatatttttttcgtcACGTATTTTGTCATGTTTTTgagcatttaattatttaacagTATCTTTCATAGGCTTAcacatatatgtaaatatccCTTATTGTTTATTCATCAGCAATTTTTGCAGtagatttaattcaattaatttttgtttcagcTTCACAGATTTTCCTTACAAGctgaatgaaaaaaaaataaacaaagaacCACCCTAATTACACCCTActtacaaacacacacacccaccttACTTAACCACTAATTGCGTTGAATCTAGCCTAAAAACCCACCGTGATTTTACCTTTAAAGTTAATTGTGGCCTAATTGTAATcgaatgtatttaaatttccgCAGCATCGGCTCCGATTATGGAGTTGCCGCCCCAGAATGTCACCGCTTTGGATGGCAAGGACGCGACTATTTCCTGCCGGGCCGTAGGATCGCCCAATCCGAATATAACCTGGATATATAACGGTGAGTTTTGCAAGGATACTAACCTACAGCATGGctagatgatgatgattataatgctaatatttttttatattttttttatctgtttGCCCGctaaccaaaaccaaaaccaacttGTAATGCTAACAAAACTGCTTGCTGCGtgccaaccaaccaaccaaccacctGCCAAAAAATAACCCATCCATCCGAAATCCAGAGACCCAACTGGTGGATATATCCAGCCGGGTGCAGATACTCGAATCGGGTGACCTGCTCATCTCGAACATCCGATCCGTGGACGCGGGTCTGTATATCTGCGTGCGGGCCAACGAGGCGGGCAGCGTCAAGGGCGAGGCCTATTTGAGTGTTTTGGGTGAGTTCCCCTTTTGCCAACCCCCCAGCCATCCATCCTGCAGGATCCAGTAACCAGCAAGGATCCCCTTCCCACAATTCTAATCTAATTGCCTGCCGCCCGTCTGTTAGTTTCAAGTGCGTCTGTCTAGTCGGGCGCCCTTTGAGTGTTAGCGTTTTAGTTAGCGGggcttttatgttttatatatatatatatgtagccAGCCCTTTTTGAACTCTTTACCGGAATATGGGGGGGACCCAGAGCTTTTAACCCCTGTTAATATAcgcatttaaagtatttaagcTAGTCCGAAAGCATGCACAGTTTAGACTTTGCTTGTCCATTAGTTGTTTCCCTTtcccctttaaaaaaaataaccaaaCTAAGCTTTCAGCATTTTAGTTTCTCTGTTTGCATATTTATGTTTCAGATATTCAAATAACCCTCTGCATatctattgtttatttttgctaaaggataaatatatattaaaatgctATTACCGTTGTAAATGCTACTCAATAAGAAAGCTTTAATAGATTTAAGTAAAATTtactatattataaaataaaataaattcatccttttaatagaattaaattttttgtagcCCTAACTCTTACTTGAGCTAAATAATTCCTCAGTCTACCATCTCGATTTAACCCGCTACTCCCCCATCAATTGTTCAATCGCAGGGCTTTGATGTTGGCACATCCTGCGACTGTTACTGAAATGCTGTCATCCGCCGCCCACCGAAAACTCTTGTGTAACCACAAAAGAGATTCAAATTGAGTTTACTTACCAAAAATTTTCTCCATTAAACAGACAGTTGTTTGTGCACCTGTTTTGGCTTCCCACCCCTCATCCTTTATATGTATATCTATCTACTATCTACCTCTCTATCGCCAAATGATTGCCAATGACATTTTGGtgcacacacagaaaaatatcaatttcaaCTGGCGCTAAGTCActgttaaaaatttcatgattttatatttgaaaagaattctttttgattttataatacatGGCatagtataaaatatttaataggtaTTTTCCTAATACCAAGTATTTTCTTTTAGGTTTAAGTATACGTGTTTTTTTTCCGTGCATCTGCTGCCACATATGTAGGTTGTTATCTGTGCGTTAGTGTGGCCCTAACATCGCATCAAATCAACTAAAATGCATGgtccaataataataatgtatgTCATCAAAGCCGCAGcagccacaacaacagcagcaacatcaacaaggCATAATAATAATGCCAACAACCAAAGCagtgacaacaacaaccacgaTGGGTTCCATTTGAAGTGCTCCCTCCTGGGCAGCGTCAATTGCTTTTGGGATAATACgaaatacgaaaaatacccagaCCTAGTACAATTTCCACACACATGTACGAGTATATGTCTCTATGTTAAATGGGCATATGGCTTTGACTTTTTGCAAGACCAAAAGCGCCAGTGAAACCAGAAAATCCAAAAGcttcaaatgattttttaagggttttgtgtttttgtactGCCTGCCACTCGCCACTCGTTTCGCTCTGTCCATTGTGTTGTTTGTGTAATTAAAGTTGATTTGCACATGCAATATTTTTGGCCCTGAGCACACGAGTGTGTTGTGCGTTTGGCACGTGTGTGCGGTCCTAAAAGGCAGCATCAATGTGCGGCTAATTGGCAAAACGCCGGAATGCGGCCCGTGGACTCTGTGGACTCCGTGGACTGTGGCCACTGGTGCTGATGGCAGTTTTCCATCACCCCTTTAACCCAACAGCCGCCTCCTGGCTTTATTTGTGTGTTGCATAAAACACCATGCACCAGTCGcacaatgaaataaaaagGAGCGAACCGAAGAGGCTCTTTTCTAGGCGGATAGCGGATAGCGATGttttaaatacactttttagtTAAGATATATTAACAATACAGCGGTTTTCAAATCTTTGGCGCCCCCGGGTGGATCGACATCAGTCCTTTATTATTTAGGCATCTAAATGGACttagtattaatatttatacatcaGCTagacagtttaaaagctattaAATGCTATTTCAGTTGAGATATATTAACAATACAGTGGTTTTCAAATCTTTGGCGCCCCCGGGTGGACCGGCATCAACCCTTTGATAAACTTATTATTTAGGCATCTAAATGGACTTAGTATTAATATGTATACTTAAGCTAGACAGTTTAAAAGTTAAGGATACCAATATGTTGTATAATACCTCTTATCCAAGGGTATCACTATAGAGGCTGAATGGCACACCAGGTTCATTTGTGGACCTTTTGCCCGTGCCGTTCAGTGCAATGCAGTGTAGTTCATCTCGTCCCATATGGGGAACAACTTGGCTTATGGCAAACAGAccgacaacaacaagaacaactaTAACACCAGCGGAACGGAACGGAACCAACACCATCGGCAGAACCACCATATAGCACCAGTAGCACCACTACCAATACCACCAACAAATGTCTGGGCCACGGGGCGCGTTGAACTTTTGATGCATGCGGGCCACCAAGTGACTGAaaagagctaaaaaaaagaagaagaagagagtaaagaaaaaaggaagaaaaagcgtaaaataaataaaatcaaaagagAAAGCCATACATAAAGGGAACAAACGAAGGGGGCACATGTGCCTGCCTGCCTGCAAGTGTGCAGTGGTTGGCTCAAAGACTACGCAATACCCTGTAAAGTAAAGATCATTTGAGGGATATAAACtatatagaaaaaatgtattttgaaaAGCTATGAATTGCAGATTAgaaataacatattataaaaattcattttatttattaagactTATGGTTCTGGTTtttataaatgccattaatttaCAGAACTTCCAAAAAGACCCCATAAATTCAGGGTGTTTGCCATACGGGCTTCGTGTGTCAGTTTTAAACTTCATTTTCCCCACCTGGGATTGGGATTCTCTTCGGGTTACGGGATAAGCCGAAAGGGGGCGCCAGTAGCCGGGCAATAAAAGTGGGCGGGCCTGTCGCGACTTGTCATTTGCCACACAACTTGCGGTCGTTTAATCTGCATTGCCGTGTTGTTAATGTGTTCCCATCTCCGCCTCCTTCCCCttatatattttctcttttttatcCTTGCCACTTTCTCTGCTCTCTTTTTCCCCGCAGTGCGGACACAAATCATCCAGCCGCCGGTGGACACAACGGTGCTACTTGGCCTGACGGCCACGCTGCAGTGCAAGGTGTCCAGTGATCCCAGTGTGCCGTACAACATCGACTGGTATCGCGAGGGTCAGTCGGCGACGCCCATCAGTAATTCGCAGCGCATTGGCGTCCAGGCGGACGGGCAGCTGGAGATCCAGGCGGTGCGGGCCAGCGACGTGGGCAGTTATGCCTGTGTGGTCACCTCGCCCGGGGGAAATGAGACGCGGGCCGCTCGCCTCAGCGTCATCGAACTGCCGTTCCCGCCGAGCAATGTGAAGGTGGAACGACTGCCGGAGCCGCAACAGCGCAGCATCAACGTGTCCTGGACACCGGGATTCGATGGCAACAGTCCAATATCCAAATTTATTATCCAGCGACGTGAGGTCTCCGAATTGGGTAAGTTTCGTTGGCCACTTttatctctatatatatatacatacgaacgtatatatattttcccggTAGCGTAGAGTTTTTTGGGTTGTGGTGGTTATGGTTAGTATTGGATTTATGATTTACGAGGAGTGGGGTGAAAGCGTACTCGGTTGCCATTTATAAGCAAAAATGTTGGAcagagaaaataaatactttctatatatatatactaaatGGAAAACTCATTTATAGAAAATACATCTAGTccttaagaatattttttagattttctgctagtttagaaaatatattaacaatAAGTAGACGGTTTTTATTGCTGTTCGAGAAGACTAAAATTTTTTAGATATGAAATACATTAGGAACCACGAACCACAAACTTAATTTAGGAACTCATTACAGTCAAACACAAAGGAAACCAAGATTTTGATCCGTTTCTTTTTGTTCTCTCTTTTCTtccattaaatttgattttgaacAACACCAACCAACTGGAACGAACCGAAATTTTATGAActgtaataattatattaatcgTATTATtgttgtatattgtatttgtacATATTCGTTGTCTAATTTTCAattgtaatttgttgttttgcacTTTGTTTTCATCGCGTTCacatcaacatcaacaacaacaacatcatcacCACCAAACGGAACACGCTGTAATCTACACACTTttcaccaaaaccaaaataatataattgtaCATCACTTTCACCAATCCACCATAACACTTAAATCGCACCTCAATCTCTATATCCCACTCACACACTTTTCACCATTACACTTCACCATAATCCCGCCCGCCTGCTGTTTTTTCCAAACACATTAACATCACAGAAAAATTCGTAGGTCCAGTTCCAGACCCTCTGCTCAACTGGATCACCGAACTGAGCAATGTCTCGGCGGATCAACGATGGATCCTGCTCGAGAACCTCAAGGCCGCCACCGTCTATCAGTTTAGGGTTAGTGCCGTAAATCGCGTGGGCGAGGGTTCGCCATCGGAACCCAGTAATGTGGTCGAACTGCCCCAGGAAGGTGAGTaccgatccaaaaaaaaaaaaccgccaATGATCCCCGCTTTTCGGGGTTCCGATCCTCATTTTGTGCATCTCGTACTATTTAGTATTGTAACGtatattgtgtgtgtgttgtatTGCTTTTCTCTAAGTTGGCTTCATTTGAtttgtgaatatttttaaatttaaagctaatttatttagcgtttttttttttttttttttaaccgaattgataaatatatttattttattaaaactcgTTCAAAGATCTTAAAAGTTTGTAAACCTAACGATTTTAACATTATCTGATTTTActgaaattaaatgtatttaaaatatttattttttttttatactcgttagtttattttgtaaacttgcagtttataaattgtatttgatttcgttgtactgattaaattaaataatatatatattgatatataGCCCGTATATACCCATGTATAGTGTAAAGAACTAATGCTAAATACCCTGTATATGAATTGTACTTTTAACTGCTATCGTTGTCATCACGAAAATGAAATTTGAAAATCGCCGTTGGTCGCCCGCCTGCGCGTAGAGTTTCCGCTTCACCGaggtatatacatatatagccCAGATTCACGTCCCCAGTTTTAAGATCCACAcaaatcacacacacactcgaaaGAAAAAACCCAGAGAGAAGTACAGACTCTCCATTAGGTGGACTAAAAACACATTAAATGATATCCCACTAATATGTATTACCTGTTTAGCTCCTTCCGGTCCGCCGGTGGGCTTCGTTGGATCCGCTCGCTCCATGTCGGAGATCATCTCGCAGTGGCAACCGCCTCTGGAGGAGCATCGCAACGGCCAGATCCTTGGCTACATACTGCGCTATCGCCTCTTTGGCTACAACAATGTGCCATGGTCCTATCAGAATATCACCAACGAAGCACAGCGCAACTTTCTCATCCAGGAGCTGATCACATGGAAGGATTACATTGTACAGATCGCCGCCTACAACAACATGGGCGTGGGCGTTTACACCGAGGGTTCGAAGATCAAGACCAAGGAGGGAGTACCCGAGGCACCGCCGACGAATGTGAAAGTGGAGGCGATCAATTCGACGGCCGCCAGATGCCGATGGACACCCCCCAATCCGCAGCAGATAAATGGCATCAATCAGGGCTACAAGATTCAGGCATGGCAAAGACGATTGATCGATGGCGAGTGGAAGGATATCGAGAGACGGATGAAGACGGTGCCGCCGAGTCTCATCGATCCACTGGCCGAACAGACGGCCATTCTTGGTGGCCTGGAGAAGTtcaccgagtacaatatcagcGTGCTGTGCTTCACGGATCCCGGCGATGGTGTGGCCAGTATCCAAGTGCCCGTGATGACGCAGGATGATGTGCCCGACGAGATCACCGCCTTGCATTTCGATGATGTCTCCGATCGATCGGTGAAGGTTCTCTGGTCACCGCCACGCTATTCAAACGGCATTTTAACAGGCTACACGGTTCGTTACCAAGTCAAAGATCGTCCGGATACCCTGAAATCATTTAACCTGACTGCTGATGATACCGAATTGACGGTGAATCAGCTGCAGGCCACCACACACTATTGGTTCGAGATCTTTGCCTGGACGCGCGTGGGCAGTGGCACTCCGAAAACGGCGACCATTCAATCGGGCGTGGAGCCAGTCCTTCCCCACGCTCCCACCAGCTTGGCCCTGTCCAATATCGAGGCCTTCTCCGTGGTGCTGCAATTTACGCCAGGTTTCGATGGGAACTCGAGCATTACCAAGTGGAAGGTTGAGGGTCAGACGGCAAGGAATATGACATGGTTCACCATTTGCGAGATCAACGATCCCGATGCAGAGACTTTGACTGTCACGGGTCTAGTGCCATTCACCCAATATCGAATGAGATTGAGTGCCAGCAATGTGGTGGGCAGTTCGAAACCCTCGGAGGCTACGAAAGATTTCCAGACCATTCAGGCGAGGCCCAAACATCCGCCATTCAATGTGACGGTGAGGGCAATGAGTGCCCAGCAGCTGCGAGTTCGTTGGATTCCGCTGCAACAGACCGAGTGGTATGGCAATCCCAGGGGCTATAATATATCCTACAAGCAGGTGGTCAAGGCACCCGGCACCGTAAAATATCTACCACGTTCGGTGGTCATCGAAGATCATACGGCCAATTCGCATGTGCTCGACGGCCTGGAGGAGTGGACGCTGTACGAGGTGAAGATGAATGCCTGCAACGATGTGGGCTGCTCCAAGGAGAGCGAGACGGCGGTGGAGAGGACCCGGGAAGCGGTGCCCAGCTATGGGCCACTGGATGTCCAGGCGAATGCCACGACATCGACCACAGTGGTGGTGCAATGGGGCGAAGTGCCGCCGCAGCACAGGAATGGCCAGATCGATGGGTACAAAGTTTTCTATGCGGCGACGGATCGGGAGCAAAAGGTGCTGCACAAGACGATACCGAACAATGCCACATTTACCACAACCCTGACGGAATTGAAGAAGTTTGTGGTCTATCACGTTCAGGTTTTGGCCTACACGCGTTTGGGTAATGGTGCTTTGAGTACTCCACCCATCAGGGTTCAGACCTTTGAGGATACCCCGGGTGTTCCGTCGAATGTTAGCTTTCCCGATGTCACTTTGACCATGGCTCGCATCATCTGGGATGTGCCCATGGATCCGAATGGCGAGATTCTGGCATATCAGGTCACCTACACCCTGAATGGCAGTGCCATGTTGAACTACAGTCGCGAGTTTCCGCCCTCGGATCGAACATTCCGGGCCACCGGTCTGCTGCCCGAGAAGTATTACAGTTTTAGTTGCACGGCCCAGACGCGTTTGGGTTGGGGCAAGATAGCCACGGCACTGGTGTACACCACTAATAATAGGGAGCGTCCGCAGGCGCCGTCAGTGCCGCAGATATCACGCAGTCAGATTCAGGCGCATCAGATCACCTTCAGTTGGACACCGGGAAGGGATGGCTTCGCCCCACTGCGTTACTACACCGTCGAGATGCGCGAGAACGAGGGCAGGTGGCAGCCGCTGCCGGAGCGAGTGGATCCGCTGCTGAGTTCGTACACAGCACTCGGATTGAGACCCTATATGACGTATCAGTTTCGCATACAGGCCACCAACGATCTGGGACCCTCGGCCTTTAGTCGCGAAAGTGTGGTGGTTAGAACTTTGCCAGCTGCTCCGGCCGTTGGAGTGGGAGGTTTAAAGGTGGTGCCCATCACCACGACATCGGTGCGAGTGCAGTGGAGTGCTCTGGAGACGGGAATGTGGAATGGTGATGCGGGAACCGGTGGCTATAGGATTCTGTATCAGCAACTCTCCGATTTTCCCACCGCCCTGCAGTCGACACCCAAAACGGATGTGCACGGGATCAATGAGAATAGTGTGGTGCTATCGGATCTTCAGCAGGATCGAAACTATGAGATTGTGGTGTTGCCGTTTAATTCGCAGGGTCCAggacctgccacgccccccgcggCGGTGTATGTGGGCGAGGCGGTGCCGACGGGCGAACCGCGAGCCGTGGACGCAGCTCCCATTTCCAGCACCGAAGTGCGTCTGCTGTGGAAGCCACCGAAGCAGAGCATGCAGAATGGCGATATTCTGGGCTATAAGATCTACTATCTGGTCACCTATTCACCGCAGGCACTGGAGCCTGGGCGCAAGTGGGAGGAGGAAATCGAGGTGGTCTCGGCCACGGCCACTTCGCACAGTCTCGTCTTTCTCGACAAGTTCACCGAGTATCGCATCCAATTGCTGGCCTTTAACCCAGCAGGAGATGGCCCAAGATCAGCCCCGATTACTGTGAAGACGCTGCCAGGAGTGCCGAGTGCTCCGCTTCATCTGCGCTTCTCGGACATCACGATGCAGAGCCTGGAGGTCACCTGGGATCCACCGAAGTTCTTAAACGGCGAGATTTTGGGCTACCTGGTAACCTACGAAACCACCGAGGAGAATGAGAGTGAGTTCCAGTCAATAATCATTAATCATTGGTTAAACTAAACTTGAATCGCCCACAGAATTTAGCAAGCAGGTGAAGCAGAAGGTATCCAATACCACACTTCGTGTGCAGAATCTGGAGGAGGAGGTAACCTACACTTTTACGGTGCGGGCTCAAACGTCCGTGGACTACGGACCGGGTGTGAGTGAGAATGTGACGACGGGACCCCAAGATGGATCCCCCGTGGCGCCACGAGATCTCATCTTGACCAAGACGCTGTCCAGCGTCGAGATGCACTGGATCAATGGGCCGTCGGGAAGGGGACCCATTTTGGGTTACCTCATAGAGGCCAAGAAGCGGGGTAAGTTGCCGTGTTTCTCTGTAGATCTTGTAGATCTGGTTTTGGAATTGCATTTACTACATAATCTCTCCGTATCTCTCTCCTATTTTGCATTCGATTACTACTACTCTTTGGTGACTTGGTTATAAAATGACAAATTCTTTTCCAAAAActataataacaaaaaactcaaaaaaaacaacatcTTTTGAAATGCTTGCGTAGAAAAAGGAGAGCCGTCATTTGTTTGTAAGTATTGCTGTGCCGTAGaaaatttagaatttaagCAATAATGATTTAggttaattctaaaaaaaagattCCTTAAttcttttatgtatttttttattattattattattagtattttATTGACAAATTTCTTACTAAAActgatttaaaaatctttcctccatttaactatatttttttttcttcgcattataaattagcaaatataattatttaatttaaatctatttatttgaaaCTCTATTTAGTTCCTCTTAATGTTTCCCTATTTTCCAAGCACAAGTCTAACTTTTCTCGCCCATAATCCGCAGACGATTCCCGCTGGACGAAAATCGAGCAGACCAGGAAGGGCATGATGCAGGACTTTACGGTCAGCTATCACATCCTGATGCCCTCGACGGCGTACACATTCCGGGTGATTGCATACAATCGCTATGGCATTTCGTTTCCCGTTTACTCCAAGGACTCGATCCTGACGCCCTCGAAACTGCACCTGGAATATGGCTATCTGCAGCACAAGCCGTTCTATCGGCAAACCTGGTTTATGGTCTCACTGGCGGCCACCTCGATTGTGATCATAGTGATGGTCATTGCGGTGCTGTGTGTCAAGAGCAAGAGCTACAAATATAAGCgtaagtttatattttttaaagagatAATAGCTTTAAATAACTGAGATTCAATTACTTGCAGAGGAGGCCCAGAAGACGCTGGAGGAGTCCATGGCCATGTCCATTGACGAGCGACAGGAGTTGGCTTTGGAGTTGTATCGCTCTCGTCACGGCGTTGGAACCGGCACACTGAACAGCGTGGGCACTCTGCGCAGCGGCACCTTGGGCACTCTGGGCAGGAAGTCCACCAATCGACCGCCGCCGGGCGTCCATCTCGGCAAGAGTCCGCCACGCCCCTCGCCCGCCTCCGTGGCCTACCACAGCGACGAGGAGAGCTTGAAGTGCTACGACGAGAATCCGGACGACAGCAGTGTAACCGAGAAGCCCTCGGAGGTGAGCAGTTCGGAGGCATCGCAGGTGAGTTGAGGGAAAAACAGAGACCAAGTAAAATATGCTATTGCtagaaagaaatatatattaactaCTAACTTTAAACCTAAACCTGAAGCACTTTAGAAACTAAATTGCCCAATTGGTTTACTTAACTTGAATAATACGATATATTTAGAGAAGTAATAACCCAACTAACCCATTACTAACCCAACTAAATTTCAAATTCATTATGTTATTTGAAAGCAACCAAGATTTATCACGAAAAGAACATATTTTACTAAGGACCGTTTGCCTGCTTGATGAATACTAATGCTCAAGACATGTGGACTAGATCGTGTTTCCCTcatgtttttctgtttgtatAAAGTCTTGAGTttctaacaaaaacaaataacgTGTGTTGTTCaatggaattttaatttataatctcaaccattttcattttttcattcAGCATTCGGAGAGCGAAAACGAGAGCGTGCGCAGTGATCCGCATTCGTTTGTGAATCACTATGCCAACGTCAACGACTCACTGCGGCAGTCGTGGAAGAAGACCAAACCGGTGCGGAACTACTCCAGCTACACCGACTCAGAGCCGGAGGGCAGTGCAGTGATGAGCCTCAATGGTGGCCAGATTATCGTCAATAATATGGCCAGATCGAGGGCACCACTGCCCGGCTTCTCGTCGTTCGTCTGACAATCAACCGAGTTCTAAGATCTAAGCACCAGTAGCAACGGCACCGTCATCCGCGAGACCTTTGTCTAGACTTGAGGGCTTCAAAGGAGGAGGAACAAGGGATCCGGAGAAGGAAGACGGAGCTGGGGGCTTGGCTGGGGGCGAGTCGGGACATTGGAGAAGGACACCACACATATCAGACTGGTCCAGGACCTCCAGGCGGCGTCCTCAGCCCCCTCAGCTCTCCGACGATGCGCTGCTACAGGGATAtacgatatatatatatattattacataCCAGACATTCGGTTATAGGTTACCCTGTATgcatttagttttagtttctaGTTACGAGAGATCTGAGATTTGCGAGCATTTATGTGTGCCTTTTAACTTGGGTTGTGTATTTGTGTATTTAAACTATTTGAACTATCTTTTAATCCCCTTGCATCTGTATAATTTTGATCTAAACAGAGATACACAACCCAGTGTGAGAAGCACATTAGTTTTAGCCTGTGTTTCCCAGCATGACTCTGCTCCtatattttagtatttatttttgagtgTTCGAGTGCGAGTGCGGTGCTGTCTGCCACGCCTCCAAACAATGGCATTTATCGGATTAGGGGGGGCGCGACTGAAATCGAATCCGAATCCTGTGATAAACCGATTCTTCGCGCCTTCTTAGGTTTTTCAAATGATATCCAAGTGTGTTCAGCGCGCGTGGCAGGCAGCTTGAACTTTTGAGTGACTGTGCGTGAGTGAGTGCGTGAGTGATGTACGCGTTTAGTCTGGCGCAATctcattatatttaaaaagaaaaaaccgacAAAAAGTTATGTTTTAtgtttaccatttttttttgtgtgtgcgatTAAAGCTAGAAAATCCGGAAGTTTGAAGGCAAGAAGACAAAACGCCGATGCAATCGGTGGTCTGAGCAGAAGAAGAAACCATGAGAAAAAGTTTACGAGAAACGCAAAtcataaggaaaaaaaatatgcaaacgaAGAAACACAAAATTCTATCTTATAAGCAaagataaatgtatttttttttttggacagGCATAAAGATGAAGGCTATAGCTATGGGAATGAGAAGAA
This window contains:
- the sdk gene encoding protein sidekick isoform X2, whose amino-acid sequence is MLKSAASSLRRRRPKTTATTAIEMPSLPQSASLLAALLVLCYCDSCSFFCYADANPQPQQQNQNQLVQQQQLQAPRFTTHPSASGSIVSEGSTKILQCHALGYPQPTYRWLKDGVPVGDFSSSQFYRFHSTRREDAGSYQCIARNDAGSIFSEKSDVVVAYMGIFENTTEGRLTVISGHPAIFDMPAIESVPVPSVTWQSEDGPLSYDIKYAFTQANQLVILSADENDRKGYRAKATNTQLGKEESSPYVHLNVSGDPYIEVAPEIIVPPQDVKVKMGTGVVELQCIANARPLHELETIWLKDGIAVETAGVRHTLSDPWNRTLALLQANSSHSGEYTCQVRLRSGGYPAVSASAHLQILEPPVFFTPMRAETFGEFGGQVQLACDVVGEPTPQVKWFRNAESVDAHIESGRYTLNTDNTLVIKKLILDDAAMFQCLAINEAGENSASTWLRVKTKTAKIRVKRLAQPRILRVRASHAGLGSEKGSGSGSGSGSSGRRKEFRFASAPIMELPPQNVTALDGKDATISCRAVGSPNPNITWIYNETQLVDISSRVQILESGDLLISNIRSVDAGLYICVRANEAGSVKGEAYLSVLVRTQIIQPPVDTTVLLGLTATLQCKVSSDPSVPYNIDWYREGQSATPISNSQRIGVQADGQLEIQAVRASDVGSYACVVTSPGGNETRAARLSVIELPFPPSNVKVERLPEPQQRSINVSWTPGFDGNSPISKFIIQRREVSELGPVPDPLLNWITELSNVSADQRWILLENLKAATVYQFRVSAVNRVGEGSPSEPSNVVELPQEAPSGPPVGFVGSARSMSEIISQWQPPLEEHRNGQILGYILRYRLFGYNNVPWSYQNITNEAQRNFLIQELITWKDYIVQIAAYNNMGVGVYTEGSKIKTKEGVPEAPPTNVKVEAINSTAARCRWTPPNPQQINGINQGYKIQAWQRRLIDGEWKDIERRMKTVPPSLIDPLAEQTAILGGLEKFTEYNISVLCFTDPGDGVASIQVPVMTQDDVPDEITALHFDDVSDRSVKVLWSPPRYSNGILTGYTVRYQVKDRPDTLKSFNLTADDTELTVNQLQATTHYWFEIFAWTRVGSGTPKTATIQSGVEPVLPHAPTSLALSNIEAFSVVLQFTPGFDGNSSITKWKVEGQTARNMTWFTICEINDPDAETLTVTGLVPFTQYRMRLSASNVVGSSKPSEATKDFQTIQARPKHPPFNVTVRAMSAQQLRVRWIPLQQTEWYGNPRGYNISYKQVVKAPGTVKYLPRSVVIEDHTANSHVLDGLEEWTLYEVKMNACNDVGCSKESETAVERTREAVPSYGPLDVQANATTSTTVVVQWGEVPPQHRNGQIDGYKVFYAATDREQKVLHKTIPNNATFTTTLTELKKFVVYHVQVLAYTRLGNGALSTPPIRVQTFEDTPGVPSNVSFPDVTLTMARIIWDVPMDPNGEILAYQVTYTLNGSAMLNYSREFPPSDRTFRATGLLPEKYYSFSCTAQTRLGWGKIATALVYTTNNRERPQAPSVPQISRSQIQAHQITFSWTPGRDGFAPLRYYTVEMRENEGRWQPLPERVDPLLSSYTALGLRPYMTYQFRIQATNDLGPSAFSRESVVVRTLPAAPAVGVGGLKVVPITTTSVRVQWSALETGMWNGDAGTGGYRILYQQLSDFPTALQSTPKTDVHGINENSVVLSDLQQDRNYEIVVLPFNSQGPGPATPPAAVYVGEAVPTGEPRAVDAAPISSTEVRLLWKPPKQSMQNGDILGYKIYYLVTYSPQALEPGRKWEEEIEVVSATATSHSLVFLDKFTEYRIQLLAFNPAGDGPRSAPITVKTLPGVPSAPLHLRFSDITMQSLEVTWDPPKFLNGEILGYLVTYETTEENEKFSKQVKQKVSNTTLRVQNLEEEVTYTFTVRAQTSVDYGPGVSENVTTGPQDGSPVAPRDLILTKTLSSVEMHWINGPSGRGPILGYLIEAKKREKGEPSFVYDSRWTKIEQTRKGMMQDFTVSYHILMPSTAYTFRVIAYNRYGISFPVYSKDSILTPSKLHLEYGYLQHKPFYRQTWFMVSLAATSIVIIVMVIAVLCVKSKSYKYKQEAQKTLEESMAMSIDERQELALELYRSRHGVGTGTLNSVGTLRSGTLGTLGRKSTNRPPPGVHLGKSPPRPSPASVAYHSDEESLKCYDENPDDSSVTEKPSEVSSSEASQHSESENESVRSDPHSFVNHYANVNDSLRQSWKKTKPVRNYSSYTDSEPEGSAVMSLNGGQIIVNNMARSRAPLPGFSSFV